One Penaeus vannamei isolate JL-2024 chromosome 27, ASM4276789v1, whole genome shotgun sequence genomic window carries:
- the LOC138866813 gene encoding glycine and tyrosine-rich protein-like, whose amino-acid sequence MKFSVFLLVLLVVLSAVLSAANPAADPFKKKGYKKVYRPRPLVYRPVYVPTPVKVTYSYQPSYDHQPSYGHQPSYGHQPSYGHQPSYGHQPSYGHQPSYGHQPSYGHQPSYGHQPSYGHQPSYGHQPSYGHQPSYGRQPSYGH is encoded by the exons ATGAAGTTT TCAgtctttcttctcgtcctcctggTGGTGCTGTCGGCGGTCCTTAGCGCCGCCAACCCCGCCGCCGATCCCTTCAAGAAAAAGGGCTACAAAAAGGTGTACAGACCCAGACCTCTGGTCTACCGTCCTGTCTACGTGCCTACACCTGTGAAGGTTACATACAGTTACCAGCCAAGCTACGATCACCAGCCGAGCTATGGACACCAGCCGAGCTATGGACACCAGCCGAGCTATGGACACCAGCCGAGCTATGGACACCAGCCGAGCTATGGACACCAGCCGAGCTATGGACACCAGCCGAGCTATGGACACCAGCCGAGCTATGGACACCAGCCGAGCTATGGACACCAGCCGAGCTATGGACACCAGCCGAGCTATGGACACCAGCCGAGCTATGGACGCCAGCCGAGCTATGGACACTAG
- the LOC138866814 gene encoding uncharacterized protein, giving the protein MKASVLFLVLLVVLSAVLSAANPDPFKKGYKKKGYRPRPIIRPVVYRPVHVVHKPVQPSYGHQPSYGHQPSYGHKPSYGHQPSYGHQPSYGHQPSYGHQPSYGHGR; this is encoded by the exons ATGAAGGCT TCCGTGTTATTCCTCGTCCTCCTGGTGGTGCTGTCGGCGGTCCTCAGCGCCGCCAACCCCGATCCCTTCAAGAAGGGCTACAAGAAGAAAGGGTATAGGCCGAGGCCTATTATTAGGCCTGTAGTTTATCGCCCAGTCCATGTCGTGCATAAACCGGTGCAGCCAAGCTACGGACACCAGCCCAGCTACGGACACCAGCCTAGCTACGGACACAAGCCCAGCTACGGACACCAGCCCAGCTACGGACACCAGCCTAGCTACGGACACCAGCCCAGCTACGGACACCAGCCCAGCTATGGACACGGCCGTTAG